A region from the Aegilops tauschii subsp. strangulata cultivar AL8/78 chromosome 5, Aet v6.0, whole genome shotgun sequence genome encodes:
- the LOC120964404 gene encoding uncharacterized protein, with protein sequence MRDDGGASLHTSHRQLKQWAREITAAEPSFDAQKPLKWSSTPLIFDAEDHPDRTVAVGCLPLLVSPTIRNLRVNKMLVDGGAGLNLISPVVIKKLQIPDGDLEETGTFQGVNPGRSQPKGKVTLPVTFGGELNYRTERIVFDVAEIPLPYNGILGRPTLAKFMAAPHYAYNMLKMPGPLTIISVTSDKKDALICADQLYREAVAAAAAKAPAPAAEAPGGKKKPGKTSRTHSGKRTSSECCATVEDVPESSTDKSKRPRAEPPQTKKVPVREDGTGGAFTIGSTLDSK encoded by the coding sequence atgcgCGATGATGGCGGGGcgtcgctgcatacctctcatcgccagctcaagcagtgggcgcgtgagattacagcagcagagccgtcgttcgacgctcaaaagccgctgaagtggtctagcacgcccctcatctttgacgccgaggaccaccctgaccgcactgtcgcggtcgggtgtttgccattgttggtctcaccaacgatacgcaacctcagagtgaacaagatgttggttgacggtggggccggcctgaacctgatctcgcctgtcgtgatcaaaaagttgcaaatccctgatggagaccttgaggaaacgggcacgtttcaaggggtcaatccggggaggagccaaccgaagggaaaggtcacacttcccgtgacgtttggaggagagttgaactacaggacggagaggatcgtcttcgacgtagccgagatccccttgccctacaacgggatcctcgggcgcccaacactagccaagttcatggcagcgccacactacgcctacaacatgctaaagatgcctgggccgttgaccatcatctccgtcacctctgacaagaaggacgcgctgatctgcgccgaccagctctaccgggaagcagttgcagcggctgccgccaaggcacctgctcctgccgctgaagccccgggaggaaagaagaagcccggcaagacctctcgcacccactccggcaagcgcacctcctcggagtgttgtgctaccgtcgaggacgtgccagagagctctaccgacaagagcaagagacccagggccgagccgccgcagaccaagaaggtgcccgtcagggaggatggcacgggaggggccttcaccataggctccaccctcgacagcaaatag